A single region of the Solwaraspora sp. WMMD406 genome encodes:
- a CDS encoding helix-turn-helix transcriptional regulator: MTVEEAVRLRRARDLLDREYARPLDVPAMARAAYMSPSHFSRLFRAAYGESPYGYLSTRRVERAKALLRRGDLSVTDVCMAVGFTSLGSFSSRFTELVGETPSAYRARSHTAGAAIPACYVKAVARPTRPTTPRIPVR, translated from the coding sequence GTGACCGTGGAGGAAGCTGTCCGGCTACGCCGGGCCCGGGACCTGCTCGACCGGGAGTACGCCCGCCCACTGGACGTGCCGGCGATGGCGCGGGCGGCGTACATGTCGCCGTCGCACTTCAGCCGACTGTTCCGGGCCGCCTACGGCGAAAGCCCGTACGGCTATCTGTCGACCCGGCGGGTCGAGCGGGCCAAGGCGCTGCTGCGCCGGGGTGATCTGAGCGTCACCGACGTCTGCATGGCGGTCGGCTTCACGTCGCTGGGTTCGTTCAGTTCCCGCTTCACCGAGCTGGTCGGCGAGACGCCCAGCGCGTATCGGGCCCGGTCACACACGGCAGGCGCGGCCATTCCGGCCTGCTACGTCAAAGCCGTCGCCCGACCAACCCGCCCGACGACGCCGCGCATTCCTGTTCGTTGA
- a CDS encoding DUF6036 family nucleotidyltransferase, which produces MTEPDGVLMGRADLERAFGSLGDRLVRRGVVADIFVVGGAAMALAYDAKRVTRDVDAMFVPHGVVLDEARAVADELGLPPWWLNEQASVYVSGKDDPGRRRVFDHPGIRVMAASPEHIFAMKALAARARDVDDLRALAALADVATVDDAVRLCRDFYPDEVISPRAMGVIRELFG; this is translated from the coding sequence GTGACCGAGCCGGACGGCGTCCTGATGGGGCGCGCGGATCTTGAGCGAGCGTTCGGTAGCCTGGGCGATCGGCTGGTGCGCCGAGGAGTCGTTGCTGACATCTTCGTCGTCGGTGGAGCCGCAATGGCGCTGGCCTATGACGCGAAACGGGTTACCAGGGACGTCGACGCGATGTTCGTGCCGCACGGCGTCGTACTCGACGAAGCGCGTGCGGTCGCAGACGAACTGGGCCTGCCTCCGTGGTGGCTCAACGAGCAGGCCAGCGTGTACGTGTCCGGCAAGGACGACCCGGGTCGACGGCGGGTCTTCGACCATCCCGGCATTCGGGTCATGGCGGCGTCACCCGAGCACATCTTCGCGATGAAGGCTCTCGCGGCACGAGCACGCGATGTCGACGACCTTCGTGCCCTCGCGGCACTGGCCGACGTCGCGACGGTGGACGACGCCGTGCGACTGTGCCGCGACTTCTACCCGGACGAAGTGATCTCGCCGCGGGCCATGGGCGTAATCCGTGAGCTGTTCGGTTAG
- a CDS encoding VOC family protein: protein MAITLSHTFLLVHDQDEALKFYRDLLGLEVRTDLPFEGHRWLTVGPPGQPDVEIVLEVAAMGRPADQETLDLLLAKGSLSGLIFLVDDVDATFERVRAGGAEIMQEPIDQPYGVRDCGVRDPSGNNIRFSQRLSQ, encoded by the coding sequence ATGGCAATCACGCTTTCTCACACCTTCCTGCTCGTCCACGACCAGGACGAGGCACTCAAGTTCTACCGCGACCTGCTCGGCCTGGAGGTCCGCACCGACCTGCCGTTCGAGGGCCACCGCTGGCTGACCGTCGGCCCGCCCGGGCAGCCGGACGTCGAGATCGTGCTCGAAGTCGCCGCGATGGGTCGCCCCGCCGATCAGGAGACCCTGGATCTGCTGCTCGCCAAGGGCTCGCTCAGCGGGTTGATCTTCCTGGTCGACGACGTAGACGCGACGTTCGAGCGGGTGCGGGCCGGCGGCGCGGAGATCATGCAGGAACCTATCGACCAGCCGTACGGGGTACGCGACTGCGGCGTACGCGACCCGTCCGGCAACAACATCCGTTTCTCCCAGCGCCTGTCCCAGTGA
- a CDS encoding helix-turn-helix transcriptional regulator — protein sequence MIMWIRALKAARVAADVSQDGLAEKINWSASTIAAIETGRRKPTFRFAEEADEALDTAGLLTELLDRAERQRTPAWFLPWLKIESEANRLRNFELGVIPGLLQTEEYARAIISAGGLHTPDKVEELVRVRMERQELLTRDNPPECIFILDESMLARPIGDHAILDRQLQHLQKVAELPNVRLHILPTEVGAHVGLLGGFIIAELPDVDPAVYLENVARGQVADDEETIVLLNRKWDCLLGDAASVSASLRIIAKYRLTP from the coding sequence ATGATCATGTGGATTCGCGCGCTCAAAGCGGCGCGGGTCGCCGCTGACGTAAGCCAGGACGGCCTCGCCGAAAAGATCAACTGGAGCGCGTCAACGATTGCCGCGATCGAGACCGGCCGACGCAAGCCGACGTTCAGGTTCGCCGAGGAGGCCGACGAGGCCTTGGACACGGCCGGCCTGCTGACCGAGCTGCTGGACCGCGCCGAACGCCAACGCACTCCCGCCTGGTTCTTGCCCTGGCTCAAGATCGAATCGGAGGCCAATCGCCTCCGCAACTTCGAGTTGGGCGTCATCCCCGGACTGTTACAAACCGAGGAGTACGCCCGAGCGATCATCTCCGCTGGCGGTTTACACACGCCGGACAAGGTAGAGGAGCTGGTCCGGGTGCGGATGGAGCGGCAGGAGCTGCTGACCCGCGACAACCCGCCTGAGTGCATCTTCATCCTCGACGAGTCGATGCTGGCCCGGCCGATCGGCGACCATGCCATCCTCGATCGGCAACTGCAGCACCTGCAGAAGGTCGCCGAGCTGCCGAACGTGCGGCTCCACATCCTGCCAACCGAGGTCGGCGCGCACGTCGGACTACTCGGCGGCTTCATCATCGCCGAGTTGCCCGACGTCGACCCCGCCGTCTACCTGGAAAACGTTGCCCGTGGCCAAGTCGCCGACGACGAGGAAACAATCGTCCTACTCAACCGAAAGTGGGACTGTCTGCTCGGCGACGCCGCGTCCGTCAGCGCGTCGCTCCGCATCATCGCAAAATATAGGCTGACTCCATGA
- a CDS encoding DUF397 domain-containing protein, translating to MTTSDGLQWRKSSRSGDTGGNCVEVADNLPGRVLVRDSKDRDGGTLTFSPTAWTTFLTHTSIR from the coding sequence ATGACAACTTCCGATGGTCTGCAGTGGCGCAAGTCCAGCCGCTCTGGCGACACCGGCGGCAACTGCGTGGAGGTGGCCGACAACCTGCCCGGTCGGGTCCTGGTACGCGACTCGAAGGACCGCGACGGCGGCACCCTCACCTTCTCCCCCACCGCCTGGACCACCTTCCTCACCCACACCTCCATCCGCTGA
- a CDS encoding type II toxin-antitoxin system prevent-host-death family antitoxin has protein sequence MTSEALGQFNIHEAKTNLSRIIERVEHGEEIIISRAGTPVAKVIPLHREVIRKGRGSLKNLLVVADDWDSAEVNEEIARDFGLNT, from the coding sequence ATGACGAGCGAAGCTCTGGGGCAGTTCAACATTCATGAGGCCAAGACGAACCTGTCACGAATCATCGAGCGGGTGGAGCACGGCGAGGAGATCATCATCAGCCGCGCCGGTACTCCTGTAGCGAAGGTCATCCCACTGCACCGCGAGGTCATCCGGAAAGGCCGCGGCTCGTTGAAAAACCTTCTGGTCGTCGCTGACGACTGGGACTCGGCAGAGGTCAACGAGGAGATCGCTCGGGACTTCGGGCTGAATACGTGA
- a CDS encoding type II toxin-antitoxin system VapC family toxin encodes MMLLLDTHVVIWWFTDDPTLADDIKDQLDRDPGVHLSPISLWEIGIKQATGKLKGPDDLVERIRRSGFKELPITADHAIVAARLPMIHRDPFDRMLIAQAQHEGSTIVTRDAEIRKYEVSILPV; translated from the coding sequence GTGATGCTGCTCCTCGACACACACGTTGTCATCTGGTGGTTCACCGACGACCCCACCCTTGCCGACGACATCAAAGACCAACTGGACCGCGACCCAGGCGTGCATCTCAGCCCGATCAGTCTCTGGGAGATAGGGATAAAACAGGCCACCGGCAAGCTCAAGGGCCCGGATGACCTGGTGGAACGCATCAGGCGGAGTGGTTTCAAGGAGTTGCCGATCACCGCCGACCATGCGATCGTCGCGGCACGCCTTCCCATGATCCACCGAGACCCCTTCGACCGGATGCTCATCGCGCAGGCCCAGCACGAAGGGTCAACCATCGTCACCCGTGACGCGGAGATCCGCAAGTACGAAGTGAGCATCCTACCCGTCTGA
- the cas3u gene encoding type I-U CRISPR-associated helicase/endonuclease Cas3, producing MPAPEHADRPAAGLGRQDTVAALTAADFAAFVAEAHAGREPFPWQQALLDRILADGRWPDVIDVPTGLGKTTVLDVAVFVAALRPDLAPRRTFFVVDRRLVVDEADEHATAIQAALTGTAAGPVCREVADRLRAVGDPGDVLTVARMRGGVTWDRIWLERPDRRAIITGTIDQVGSRLLMRGYGVSEYARPIDAALVGTDSLIVVDEAHLATAFHTTARAAFDLDRWPIARRPTLVTMSATNPADDDRPAAFDIGTPTAASDIGTPTVHTISAADLDHPMAGQRLRAGKRLRLVHVDTNRRKADTEVPQVMADLAVRLADQGVVAVVANTVARARGVFDRLPVGTDAVLLTGRIRPIDRDLLLKRHYQRIKADPGRSDPRPFVIVATQTIEVGANIDADALISESAPLPALIQRLGRLNRLGHHDEPAPAYLVHDSTVDADDPVYGPARLATWQWLAGRITPATPANPHQGDVRDVSPIALRDLRAQAPAAAVTTIERYVPLLDPAILDAWTRSSPPPHPDPPVAPFLHGLDAEPPAVTVVWRAGLDTGQTDHWPATVDIVPPVADEAIEVPIHALRRLLTGTDPADLTADVALAVTPDEQNPTPGGTADPLVLRYPRRGGGEMIRASRIRPGDTIVMPVEYGGCDRFGWHPASREPVVDVADLAKRRGRPLLRIGTQLRPLVAYLADPLAPPGPDVDAALDALLADPAADSAGEQEPTDAAGYRDLLRALATALPPRHPLLDTLKPMIEAKPLVTRTATVLDAQTGRTWQPPFPVLLTTARGSAGQGPSYRQAEDDSEAGSSASAYPGRRINLDDHQRAVAARAAEMARNLGLPAPLVASVETAARWHDDGKRDPRFQTMLHAGRPELAELALQPLAKSGIDPANFAEARRARDAAGYPKGMRHEALSARIVAARLAEHPGDLDPELVVHLVASHHGRNRPLLPPVVDDRSVKVAVPGLLPMFDSADTVDWSAPVRFAQLNDAYGRWGLALLKPSYGWPTSGRPPATRKHPPVTTKGPTRERPDRAAGPGRAGPARVPRGAGHPAAPGRPPRSGRRAVVRRADRRRPTAHRPADLPRRPCIHSDRHRRHRSARRGDPRRTGDAARCEGRHRA from the coding sequence TTGCCCGCCCCTGAACATGCCGACCGGCCAGCGGCCGGCCTCGGCCGACAAGACACCGTCGCGGCGCTGACCGCCGCCGACTTCGCCGCGTTCGTCGCCGAGGCCCACGCCGGACGCGAGCCGTTCCCCTGGCAGCAGGCCCTGCTCGACCGGATCCTCGCCGACGGGCGCTGGCCCGACGTCATCGACGTACCGACCGGACTCGGCAAGACGACCGTGCTCGACGTCGCCGTGTTCGTCGCCGCGCTGCGCCCCGACCTCGCACCCCGGCGGACGTTTTTCGTCGTCGACCGGCGTCTCGTCGTCGACGAAGCCGACGAACACGCCACCGCCATCCAGGCGGCGTTGACCGGCACCGCCGCCGGGCCGGTGTGCCGCGAGGTCGCCGACCGGCTGCGCGCCGTGGGCGACCCCGGTGACGTGCTGACCGTCGCCCGGATGCGCGGCGGCGTCACCTGGGACCGCATCTGGCTGGAACGCCCCGACCGGCGGGCGATCATCACCGGCACCATCGACCAGGTCGGCAGCCGGCTGCTGATGCGCGGCTACGGCGTCAGCGAGTACGCCCGCCCGATCGACGCCGCCCTCGTCGGCACGGACAGTCTGATCGTCGTCGACGAAGCCCACCTGGCCACCGCGTTCCACACCACCGCCCGCGCCGCGTTCGACCTGGACCGGTGGCCGATCGCCCGACGGCCGACGCTGGTCACCATGTCCGCGACCAACCCGGCCGACGACGACCGGCCGGCGGCCTTCGACATCGGTACGCCGACGGCGGCCTCTGACATTGGTACGCCGACGGTGCACACGATCAGCGCCGCCGACCTCGATCACCCGATGGCCGGACAGCGGTTGCGTGCCGGCAAGCGACTACGCCTCGTCCACGTCGACACCAACCGGCGCAAAGCCGACACCGAGGTGCCGCAGGTGATGGCCGACCTCGCCGTACGGCTGGCCGACCAGGGCGTGGTGGCCGTCGTCGCCAACACGGTCGCCCGCGCCCGCGGCGTGTTCGACCGGCTGCCCGTCGGCACCGACGCCGTCCTGCTGACCGGGCGGATCCGCCCGATCGACCGGGATCTGCTGCTGAAACGCCACTACCAGCGGATCAAGGCCGACCCTGGCCGCTCCGACCCTCGCCCGTTCGTGATCGTCGCGACCCAGACGATCGAGGTGGGAGCCAACATCGATGCCGACGCGCTGATCAGCGAATCAGCGCCGCTGCCCGCGCTGATCCAGCGACTCGGCCGGCTCAATCGGCTCGGCCACCACGACGAACCCGCCCCGGCGTACCTGGTGCACGACAGCACCGTCGACGCCGACGACCCGGTCTACGGGCCGGCCCGCCTCGCCACCTGGCAGTGGCTGGCCGGGCGGATCACCCCGGCCACCCCGGCCAATCCCCACCAGGGCGACGTCCGCGACGTGTCCCCGATCGCGCTGCGCGACCTGCGCGCCCAGGCCCCGGCAGCGGCCGTCACCACCATCGAGCGGTACGTGCCGCTGCTCGACCCGGCCATCCTGGACGCCTGGACCCGCAGCTCACCGCCGCCGCACCCGGACCCGCCGGTCGCCCCGTTCCTGCACGGCCTCGACGCCGAACCGCCCGCCGTCACCGTCGTCTGGCGAGCCGGACTGGACACCGGGCAGACCGACCACTGGCCGGCCACGGTCGACATCGTGCCGCCGGTCGCCGACGAAGCCATCGAGGTGCCGATCCACGCGCTCCGCCGCCTGCTGACCGGCACCGACCCGGCCGACCTGACCGCCGATGTCGCGCTCGCGGTCACCCCGGACGAGCAAAACCCGACACCCGGCGGTACGGCCGACCCGCTGGTGCTGCGCTACCCGCGCCGGGGCGGCGGCGAGATGATCCGGGCGTCCAGGATCCGGCCCGGCGACACCATCGTCATGCCGGTCGAGTACGGCGGCTGCGACCGGTTCGGCTGGCACCCGGCAAGCCGGGAACCAGTCGTCGACGTCGCCGACCTCGCCAAGCGCCGAGGCCGGCCGCTGCTGCGGATCGGCACCCAGCTGCGCCCGCTCGTCGCCTACCTGGCCGACCCGCTGGCACCACCAGGCCCCGATGTCGACGCGGCGCTCGACGCGCTGCTCGCCGACCCGGCCGCAGACTCAGCCGGTGAGCAGGAACCGACCGACGCGGCCGGCTACCGCGACCTCCTTCGCGCGCTCGCCACCGCGCTGCCGCCCCGCCATCCGCTGCTCGACACCCTGAAACCGATGATCGAGGCCAAGCCGCTGGTCACCCGTACCGCCACGGTTTTGGACGCCCAGACCGGCCGGACCTGGCAGCCGCCGTTCCCGGTGCTGCTCACCACGGCGCGGGGCTCGGCCGGCCAGGGTCCCAGTTACCGGCAGGCCGAGGACGACTCGGAAGCGGGCAGCTCCGCCAGCGCGTACCCCGGCCGGCGCATCAACCTCGACGACCATCAACGGGCGGTCGCCGCCCGCGCCGCCGAAATGGCCCGCAACCTCGGCCTGCCCGCGCCGCTGGTCGCCAGCGTCGAAACCGCCGCCCGCTGGCACGACGACGGCAAACGCGACCCCCGCTTCCAGACGATGCTGCACGCCGGCCGCCCGGAGCTCGCCGAACTCGCCCTGCAGCCGCTGGCCAAGTCTGGCATCGACCCGGCCAACTTCGCCGAAGCGCGCCGGGCCCGGGACGCCGCCGGCTACCCCAAGGGGATGCGGCACGAAGCACTGTCGGCACGGATCGTCGCCGCCCGACTCGCCGAGCACCCCGGCGACCTCGACCCGGAACTGGTCGTCCACCTGGTCGCCAGCCATCACGGCCGCAACCGACCGCTGCTGCCACCGGTCGTCGACGACCGGTCGGTCAAGGTCGCCGTGCCCGGGTTGCTGCCAATGTTCGACTCGGCCGACACCGTCGACTGGTCGGCTCCGGTCCGGTTCGCGCAGCTCAACGACGCGTACGGCCGGTGGGGTCTGGCGCTGCTGAAACCGTCGTACGGCTGGCCGACATCTGGGCGTCCGCCCGCGACGAGGAAACACCCGCCGGTGACGACGAAGGGACCGACCCGTGAGCGACCCGATCGAGCTGCCGGCCCTGGACGGGCGGGACCCGCTCGGGTTCCTCGCGGCGCTGGGCACCCTGCGGCTCCTGGCCGACCACCACGATCCGGCCGCCGCGCTGTCGTTCGACGAGCAGACCGCCGTCGCCCGACTGCACACCGCCCGGCTGACCTCCCTCGACGACCTTGTATCCACAGTGATCGACATCGTCGCCACCGTTCCGCCCGACGGGGTGATCCCCGCCGCACCGGCGACGCTGCCCGCTGCGAAGGTCGGCACCGCGCCTGA
- the csb2 gene encoding type I-U CRISPR-associated protein Csb2: MALSITVRLREARYDAAATTPADPEWPPHPARLFNALVAAVEHGSGNPPEDADLAALRWLEQAGPPLVAAVAPTDIHTSVRSGFVVTNATETHSGSTFWPGRTNRSSSRSSALPADDRFAFVWPTAEPDDGVLWRLTKLARRVPYLGRSTGNVEITVHDEEAPPRPRWTTYRPTRIGAPGSIAPRVPYPGYTDQLIAAYDTGQRAWETARSIAYTVETLPQPAEPPPVEAPGPYRTLLVWPVRRGHVPIRGDRILQVAGLLRRTVMDRVADPLPAQVSGHGADGRPHVAYLPLLDVGHRHADGHLLGVAVALPTDLPDTDRRAVLTGLFGPTGDDPIQTLNGNQFGPVQLADPAEPPTTWGVRADRWTGPPSGVQRWVTASPMMLDHFPNRSRDAADIVADGLVTAGYPRPVSVTVLDAPVLRGAISAPRRGTLPRQRPSRPLVHCRISFAEQVRGPVIAGALRYLGCGVFVPEVPVARP, encoded by the coding sequence GTGGCGCTCAGCATCACCGTACGGCTGAGGGAAGCCCGCTACGACGCGGCCGCGACCACCCCCGCCGACCCGGAGTGGCCACCACATCCGGCGCGCCTGTTCAACGCGCTGGTCGCAGCCGTCGAACACGGCAGCGGCAACCCACCCGAGGACGCCGACCTGGCGGCGCTGCGCTGGCTCGAACAGGCCGGTCCACCGCTGGTCGCGGCGGTCGCCCCGACCGACATACACACCAGCGTCCGCAGCGGATTCGTGGTGACCAACGCGACCGAAACCCATTCGGGCAGCACGTTCTGGCCGGGCCGCACCAACCGGTCGAGCAGCCGCAGCAGCGCCCTGCCCGCCGACGACCGGTTCGCGTTCGTCTGGCCGACCGCCGAGCCCGACGACGGCGTGCTGTGGCGGCTGACCAAGCTGGCCCGGCGGGTGCCGTACCTGGGCCGGTCCACCGGCAACGTCGAAATCACCGTGCACGACGAGGAGGCGCCGCCGCGTCCGAGGTGGACGACGTACCGGCCGACCCGGATCGGCGCGCCGGGGTCGATCGCGCCGCGGGTGCCGTACCCCGGCTACACCGACCAGCTGATCGCCGCGTACGACACCGGCCAGCGGGCCTGGGAAACCGCCCGGTCGATCGCCTACACCGTCGAGACCCTGCCGCAGCCGGCGGAGCCACCACCGGTGGAAGCGCCCGGCCCGTACCGGACACTGCTGGTCTGGCCGGTACGACGCGGACACGTGCCGATCCGGGGCGACCGGATCCTGCAGGTCGCCGGCCTGCTGCGGCGTACCGTGATGGACCGGGTGGCCGATCCGCTGCCGGCCCAGGTCAGCGGCCACGGCGCCGACGGCCGGCCGCACGTGGCATACCTGCCGCTGCTCGACGTCGGCCACCGCCACGCCGACGGACACCTGCTGGGCGTCGCCGTCGCGCTGCCCACCGACCTGCCCGACACCGACCGCCGGGCGGTACTGACCGGACTGTTCGGCCCGACCGGCGACGACCCGATCCAGACGTTGAACGGCAACCAGTTCGGCCCGGTGCAACTCGCCGACCCGGCCGAGCCGCCGACGACGTGGGGTGTGCGGGCCGACCGGTGGACCGGACCACCGTCCGGCGTACAACGGTGGGTGACCGCCAGCCCGATGATGCTGGACCATTTTCCCAATCGCAGCCGCGACGCCGCCGACATCGTCGCCGACGGACTCGTCACCGCCGGCTATCCCCGGCCGGTGTCGGTGACCGTGCTCGACGCCCCGGTGCTGCGCGGCGCGATCAGCGCACCCCGGCGCGGCACCCTGCCCCGGCAGCGGCCGTCCCGACCGCTGGTGCACTGCCGGATCAGTTTCGCCGAACAGGTACGCGGCCCGGTCATCGCCGGTGCCCTGCGCTACCTGGGCTGCGGCGTGTTCGTCCCGGAGGTACCCGTTGCCCGCCCCTGA
- the cas7u gene encoding type I-U CRISPR-associated RAMP protein Csb1/Cas7u, whose amino-acid sequence MSLADRLLDAVREDRSHAGIVFNGVYQPVGGPGGKIMPPTFPIPDSEQAAARREGREPVPYATERRLIDDTLRDTVIVDQVPSQANRVEEALLAARDGGRLDLPIFELTMKEEGVRLTSLDFPHRYADAYLRDSDVDGERFDRSPVGKALRATSATDVRPLYRREPYSLIFGAWDSHRKGRWPKFPRVYSSSMFGIDWSIGDRRAGKVDPVNLTGAIDDKGKAERDWRYLPEGTKAKGGKLSEIGHGHIAPNTVHGGVTVREIRRYGWISLAGLERLRFGDASAEAATAARATLAALALVGDRLAFGRASLWLRSGCDLTRHRETVAFEGDGGTLDPIDVSTAEAIDTFRELRGRATAAGIRMDDDVIAITPIISLAEAIRHALTQSAAEEA is encoded by the coding sequence ATGTCGCTTGCCGACCGCCTGCTCGACGCGGTTCGTGAAGACCGCTCGCACGCGGGGATCGTGTTCAACGGGGTGTATCAGCCGGTGGGCGGGCCGGGCGGCAAGATCATGCCGCCGACGTTCCCGATTCCCGACTCGGAGCAGGCCGCCGCCCGACGTGAAGGCCGCGAGCCCGTGCCGTACGCGACAGAACGCCGACTGATCGACGACACGCTGCGCGACACCGTCATCGTCGACCAGGTGCCTTCGCAGGCCAACCGGGTCGAAGAGGCGCTGCTGGCAGCCCGTGACGGCGGCCGACTCGACCTGCCGATCTTCGAACTGACCATGAAAGAGGAAGGCGTCCGGCTGACGTCGCTGGACTTCCCGCACCGCTACGCCGACGCCTACCTACGCGACAGCGACGTGGACGGCGAACGCTTCGACCGTAGCCCGGTCGGTAAGGCGTTGCGGGCGACCTCGGCCACCGACGTACGGCCGCTCTACCGCCGGGAACCGTACTCGTTGATCTTCGGGGCCTGGGATTCGCACCGCAAGGGACGCTGGCCGAAGTTCCCGCGCGTCTACTCGTCGTCGATGTTCGGCATCGACTGGTCGATCGGGGACCGGCGGGCCGGCAAGGTCGACCCGGTCAACCTGACCGGCGCCATCGACGACAAGGGCAAAGCCGAACGCGACTGGCGTTACCTGCCGGAGGGCACGAAAGCCAAGGGCGGCAAGCTCAGCGAGATCGGGCACGGACACATCGCGCCCAACACGGTGCACGGCGGGGTGACGGTGCGGGAAATCCGCCGGTACGGCTGGATCTCCCTGGCTGGCCTGGAACGGCTGCGGTTCGGCGACGCGTCGGCCGAAGCCGCGACGGCGGCCCGGGCGACGCTCGCCGCCCTGGCCCTGGTCGGCGACCGGCTCGCGTTCGGGCGGGCCTCGCTGTGGCTCCGCTCCGGCTGCGACCTGACCCGCCACCGGGAGACCGTCGCCTTCGAAGGCGACGGCGGCACACTCGACCCGATCGACGTGTCGACCGCCGAGGCGATCGACACCTTCCGGGAGCTGCGCGGCCGGGCGACGGCCGCCGGCATCCGCATGGACGACGACGTCATCGCGATCACCCCGATCATCTCGCTCGCCGAAGCGATCCGGCACGCCCTCACCCAGTCCGCAGCGGAAGAGGCGTAG
- a CDS encoding IS110 family transposase has translation MHDGFGVFIGLDVGKEGHHAVALNRDGKRLHDATLPNTETGLRKLFDKLARHGQILAVVDQPASIGALPVAVARACGHQVAYLPGLVMRRLADLHPGTAKTDARDAYVIADAARTLPHTLRRVDTGDDALAELEVMVGYDDDLAGEVTRVANRIRGLLTQIHPPLERVLGPKLQHPAVLEAISRCGGPTGIRKAGRAKLTEIVKARAPRMGARLVDQIFTALDAQTVVVPGTTAAETVLPRLADNLRDLLRQRDKVAEQVEGMLDAHPLAPVLTSMPGIGVRTAARILLEVGDGTSFPTPGHLAAYAGLAPVTRRSGTSIRGEHPPKGGNKQLKRAFFLSAFAALADPLSRAYYDRKRAEGKKHNAALICLARRRVDVLHAMLRTQRPYQPKPADEPRLAA, from the coding sequence GTGCACGACGGGTTCGGCGTCTTCATCGGACTCGACGTCGGCAAGGAAGGACACCACGCGGTCGCGTTGAACCGCGACGGCAAGCGGCTGCACGACGCGACGCTGCCCAACACCGAAACCGGGCTGCGGAAACTGTTCGACAAACTCGCCCGGCACGGCCAGATCCTGGCCGTGGTCGACCAGCCCGCCTCGATCGGCGCGCTGCCCGTCGCGGTCGCCCGCGCCTGCGGCCACCAGGTCGCCTACCTGCCCGGTCTGGTCATGCGCCGCCTGGCCGACCTGCACCCCGGCACCGCGAAGACCGACGCCCGCGACGCCTACGTCATCGCCGACGCCGCCCGCACCCTGCCCCACACCCTGCGCCGGGTCGACACCGGCGACGACGCCCTGGCCGAGCTGGAGGTGATGGTCGGCTACGACGACGACCTCGCCGGCGAGGTCACCCGCGTCGCCAACCGCATCCGGGGCCTGCTCACCCAGATCCACCCACCCCTGGAACGCGTCCTCGGCCCGAAACTGCAGCACCCCGCCGTCCTGGAAGCCATCTCGCGGTGCGGCGGACCCACCGGCATCCGCAAGGCAGGCCGGGCGAAACTCACCGAGATCGTCAAGGCCCGCGCGCCACGCATGGGCGCCCGCCTGGTCGACCAGATCTTCACCGCGCTCGACGCGCAGACCGTCGTGGTTCCCGGCACCACCGCCGCCGAGACCGTCCTTCCCCGACTCGCCGACAACCTGCGTGACCTGCTGCGCCAACGCGACAAGGTCGCCGAACAGGTCGAAGGGATGCTTGATGCGCACCCTCTTGCCCCGGTCCTGACCTCGATGCCCGGCATCGGCGTCAGGACCGCGGCCCGCATCCTGCTCGAAGTCGGCGACGGCACCTCGTTCCCCACCCCCGGCCACCTGGCCGCCTACGCCGGCCTGGCCCCGGTCACCCGCCGCTCCGGCACCAGCATCCGTGGCGAACACCCACCCAAGGGCGGCAACAAGCAGCTGAAACGCGCGTTCTTCCTGTCCGCGTTCGCCGCTCTCGCCGACCCGCTCAGCCGCGCCTACTACGACCGCAAACGCGCTGAGGGCAAGAAACACAACGCCGCCCTCATCTGCCTCGCCCGCCGCCGCGTCGACGTCCTCCACGCCATGCTCCGCACCCAACGGCCATACCAGCCCAAACCGGCGGACGAACCCCGCCTCGCTGCTTGA